The genomic interval GGACATATCTTATTTGTTGCTTACTATTTATTCACAGTTGACCCCAAATAGATGAAGTTAAATTCACCTAGCTGTGTTTTCTTCAAATAGAATGTATCGACCAATTAACTAGTTTGTTTTCTTCAAGTATAATGTATTGATGAATTAACCAGTTTTAAATAGGCAACAATAACAGCCATGTTATCTTATTTAGTGagataatgtttttattgttattgttggTAAATAGTTCTGATATGATTTCTGATATGGCTTCTGATATGTAGGACGTGGAGCTGGCATGGGAGGACTGTTAGCAGGGGGTGCTGCTGCAGCTGCTCTTGCTTATGGTGCTCACCATTTGTCTCATGGACATCATCATTATGGACATGGTGGTTATTTTGGTCATGGAAAGTTCAAGCATGGGAAATTTGGCAAACGTTGGAAGCATGGAAGGTTTGGATTTGGCAAGTTTAAACATGGTTGGAAAAGGTGGAAGTGATGAAGTGACCATTGTGTTAAATATGTAATTCTGAGTAATGGTGAATAATGTTTACAATCTCTGCTTGATAGCAGTTCAGTAAATTTGAGAGCAAGAAACTACTACTGCGTGGCATCCATGTGCAGCTACTTGGTTGTGATCTAAACATCTCTCATGCATGTTATTTATAGCTCACACTATTTACTCTTTCACCTAATTGTGAGCCTTTTACTTTTGCATCAAACCAGTTCAAACAGATCGTTGACACTGCATAATTTTATCATGTCAAATCttctataataaaaactaaatacatACTTATTTTCTTAGAAATAGGAACCAActggaaaaaatgaaaaacatcttTTAAGATCACACATATAGCTTGGTGAAATATTTACATTCAAATCATGTTTCGATAGAAGAACTAATTACTGTAAACTGAATTGCTTAACACTTAGAGtccctttaaaatatttcaacagAACTAAATTGAACTGTATAAAAACGTTGAactgtttaaaataaaaatttgcagagaattgttttattaatttgactATTAAGAATTGAATTACTCCCATATAGGATTCCTTGAACTAAATTAAACGATAAATCATGTATTACTCTCAGGGTATGCAGAGGCTGAGTTGGGAGGGGTTTGTAAACTTCATTGGAGGGTTTCTGAACACTCTCAAAGTGCTCTGAGTTGTAAACACTcgcaaacaaatatataaatgcaTCTGTGCTAACaagtaaatagaaaaaaagaaaatgactttGACTAGAAATTTAtgttatcttttgatattcaaatgaaatatatatacaaaatatactttCACACAATGACATTTGACTAGTCTAGTTTTGATTTGCCACATGTACAGATCAGACATACATATCAAAAGGACATGACATGCACCCTTTTAGACAAATCATCAGTAATTGGTAGCAAAACTTGTTGAACCCCTACAATGATTAGACTAAGAATTCATGGCTCTATCAACTTGTAGATTCAGGTTCCTCATGCTTCTGCTGGAACCCATAACTCCCATCCTGTTGCAAACCCATGTCATAAACTTCAGAACTTGCACCTCTACTACCTCTTCCTCTTGGTGAAGCATACTCTAAAGTCCTGTTAGCAAACTTTCCTCCACTTCTGCCTCTAAAGGAATTGCCCCCTCTCTGTTTCCTGACAGAACTAACTCCCTCCGAATGCAACTCATTAGATCCATCATTAACATCCTTGGAGAAAACCCTCCTTCCATTACCCCTCCTCCTCCTCAACCTGTCATCAAAACTTGTTTCATTCCTCCCAAAATTTGAAGAGGGAGGAGAATGCTCTCCACCATCAAACCTTCCATTTGCATTCCTCTCATAATTCAAACGAGAAGATCGCCCTCCATTGTTAGACCTACCAACATCATCAGACAACACCCTCCTTCCATTTCCATTTCTTCTCAACCTACCATCACCCTCCACTCCCTTCCTCCCATGAGACTGCACTCCATTTCTACCGACATTATCAGACAAAAGCTTCCTCCTATTCCCATTCCTTCTCAAACCAACCTCATCCTCACCCTCAACTCCATTTCTCCCATAATTCACATTAAAAGATGAAATTTCTCCATCAACATCCTCCAACAAAACCCCTTTTCCATTCCCATTTCCACTCAAATCCCCACCATACACAACCCCTTTCCTCCCATTTCCCATTTCACTCAAACCTTCACCAAACTCAAATTTCTTCCCCCAATTCCCCTTTTCACTAAGCTGTCCACCAAACTCAATCTCCTTTCCCCCATTTTCCTTCTCACTCAACTTATCATCAAAAGCAGTCCCCTTTACCAAACCCCCTCCTTCCTCATCATACCCCTCCTTCACCAGCCCATACCCATCAACCCTCCTATAAGGCTTCACACTGTGCACCACCCCTTTGGGGAAAAACCTAGCAGATGGCAACTCATCAGGGGTCTCAAACAACACAGGCCCATCCTTCTCACTCCACATATCAAACCCACCAGGCCTCTGAAACCTGTCGGCAAGAACCTTCACCTGCTCATCAGCCCCAACAGAGAACAGATTGGGCGCCGCCGCCGCCCTATCCACCACCTCCCACGGCCGCTCCAGCTCCGACACCGCCGCCTTCAGCTCCGCCCGCTTCCTCATCTCGTATATCTGCCGCTCCCTGGACAGACGCGCCTTCAGTAACTGCTTCGCCTTCTTCGCCTGCATCCTTTTCCACACCCACTTCGACACGCCACCCGGGTACGTGCGGGGACCCCCACCCATGCGGATTACGGTGCTAGCACGTGCGGGAGGATTGGGAAGAAATTGAAGGGTTTTGATGGGGTTGTGGAAAAAGGGGCATTGGGAGAATGAAAGGTGGTGGTGTTGAGGGAGTAAAAGGTTCATCTTGGGTTTGGTTTCAAATGCCCACAACACCAATATcagattttgttaaaaaaagtatGAATTTTTTGCCCgaaatgaagaaaattttcAGAATTGAATGGTTCTTTGGAAGGCACTGCAATCACAAATCCCTAATCCTCGTTCATTCTTCCTCGTATGGTGTTGTCCTTCGCAGATATGGCTTATTTTGTGTGTTACTGTTAAGTCGTGTCTGGTTGCATTTGCAGGAACGACGTCtttagaaattataatatttttaaacaaaatatcttttttttttcttacgtttttttataatttttgtgtttgGTTTACAATAGTAGTATAGCAGAACAGAACCAAGTTCTTAACTAAACTgtgtttagtattttaattttaaattgtaataatcaataatatattttttcatgcCAATGGAGTGACTGAAGTAAAAGGggttactaaaaaaataatctttttaaaataaaactttttatattaggTTTACAAAAAGTGGGTCAGACCAACCCATCTTTCAAATGtgagttaacttttttttttgtccgcTCCACATAATATATAGTGCACGAGCCGATGTATCCACCTCTTATAAggattgtttattttaaacttttgttattttgaattaacaAGCATGATGCATGTAAAAAAACTAGTGTAAAATAAGTTTGTGATTATTTATACTAgttataatttatcaaatataaaaaaggcATGTTACgtaattgtaaataaaataaggttaaatacttactttgttttcatattaagaagtgtatttctgttttatatttagttttaaaaatgaaaacattgaaTCTCTATGTTATGAAAATTGTATGAATAAGGTCATGTCCATTAAGTTGATAGTAACAATGTTAATTTCATGTTGATGTGgcatactttttctcttttctcctctGCTGTTCAGTTTTTTCTCTGTACTATTCAGTTTTTTCTCTCCCTTCCAATCTCGTAGGGAAAAAAATAACTCATAGGGAAATCATATTTTCCTCATCTAGCCATTATTGTAGTCATTTTTCCACCTCTCAGCTTTCCTCCATCAAAACACGATTTCAGAATCTCAACCAATCCATGGAAGAGCTTCATGTTCTTCTAGTTGTTTTTTCTGCCCAAGGTCACATCAACCCTTTGCTTAGGCTGGACAAAAGCCTGTTGATGCGAGGCCTTCACGTCACCCTTGCCACCACCGAATTAGTTTACCAAGGCTAGAGCGGTTTTGTTCTATGCGGGTTTTCCTTATTTTCTAAGTGAACTTTGATATGATCAGTTGCTCAAATTAGTACCCTTTCCTCAGTGAATTGATTCAAAATAGTTTCGGACATGAAAACTCGTACCAATT from Vigna radiata var. radiata cultivar VC1973A chromosome 9, Vradiata_ver6, whole genome shotgun sequence carries:
- the LOC106773571 gene encoding uncharacterized protein LOC106773571, which encodes MNLLLPQHHHLSFSQCPFFHNPIKTLQFLPNPPARASTVIRMGGGPRTYPGGVSKWVWKRMQAKKAKQLLKARLSRERQIYEMRKRAELKAAVSELERPWEVVDRAAAAPNLFSVGADEQVKVLADRFQRPGGFDMWSEKDGPVLFETPDELPSARFFPKGVVHSVKPYRRVDGYGLVKEGYDEEGGGLVKGTAFDDKLSEKENGGKEIEFGGQLSEKGNWGKKFEFGEGLSEMGNGRKGVVYGGDLSGNGNGKGVLLEDVDGEISSFNVNYGRNGVEGEDEVGLRRNGNRRKLLSDNVGRNGVQSHGRKGVEGDGRLRRNGNGRRVLSDDVGRSNNGGRSSRLNYERNANGRFDGGEHSPPSSNFGRNETSFDDRLRRRRGNGRRVFSKDVNDGSNELHSEGVSSVRKQRGGNSFRGRSGGKFANRTLEYASPRGRGSRGASSEVYDMGLQQDGSYGFQQKHEEPESTS